A genomic region of Fodinisporobacter ferrooxydans contains the following coding sequences:
- a CDS encoding DUF6431 domain-containing protein: MIITHHFPVDLPCYFQLGRANNFPVIESCPICKSQQKLKRHGFYNRYAIETDAEYRIPICRYKCPNPKCNKTFAILPDFLLPYFQNTLSSILQTLQLFWAYCVLLFSRQLVCFYRKRLMAKSKIIEMFFRLEGNKQIFPEDPIEKAIMLLNMIETLPRVTFIRKWHNHYISSFMAHSFYHGSPVAKTE, encoded by the coding sequence GTGATTATTACCCATCATTTTCCAGTTGATCTTCCCTGTTATTTTCAGCTCGGCAGGGCCAATAATTTCCCTGTGATTGAATCTTGCCCGATTTGTAAGTCCCAACAGAAGTTAAAACGCCATGGTTTTTATAACCGCTACGCGATCGAGACCGATGCAGAATATCGGATTCCCATTTGCCGTTACAAATGTCCGAATCCCAAATGTAACAAAACATTCGCTATTCTTCCGGATTTTCTGCTTCCCTACTTTCAGAACACGCTCTCTTCCATCTTGCAGACCTTACAACTATTCTGGGCTTATTGTGTACTGCTATTTAGCCGCCAGTTAGTTTGTTTTTACCGGAAACGGTTGATGGCCAAAAGCAAAATCATCGAGATGTTCTTTCGTCTTGAGGGGAACAAACAGATCTTCCCAGAAGATCCCATAGAAAAAGCCATAATGCTTCTGAATATGATTGAAACTCTCCCCAGAGTCACCTTCATTCGAAAGTGGCACAATCATTACATTAGCAGCTTTATGGCACATTCATTTTATCACGGATCACCCGTGGCCAAAACAGAATAA
- a CDS encoding DDE-type integrase/transposase/recombinase, giving the protein MDEQNRERVALFRYGIIAPLLNEQVDRATYLAEVSAKTHEVPYYGSKEFTPKTILAWLRQYRRNGFDALKPQARSDRGQSRSLSGELQLHLVSLRKENQGMPVTVFYDQLVQQGEILPQDVSYTSIYRLLKKEGLLGKGIVRSPERKRFSHDTVNMLWQTDLSDGPYLRTGDKKIKTYLIAVIDDCSRLCTFAQFVPSEKFDGLRTVLKEALLRRGIPKMLYTDNGKIFRSDTLHLACAELGIHLLHTQPYDAASKGKIERLFGTIKTRFYSLLKAKPASSLEELNERFWKWLEEDYHRKPHSSLNGKMPLEVYLSQIDQVRMVDDPAKLDPIFLKRENRTVKHDGTFSLNNQLYEVPERFIGQKIEIRYDEQGVHIYEDGKPVARASEVNFHDNAHVKRKRPAISFADMQGMDRKGEDRE; this is encoded by the coding sequence ATGGATGAACAAAACCGGGAACGCGTGGCCCTTTTTCGCTATGGGATCATCGCTCCCTTGCTCAATGAACAGGTGGATCGCGCCACATATTTGGCTGAGGTGTCTGCCAAAACCCACGAAGTCCCTTACTATGGTTCCAAAGAATTTACACCCAAGACAATCTTAGCTTGGCTAAGGCAATATCGCCGTAATGGTTTTGACGCGTTAAAGCCCCAGGCACGTTCGGATCGAGGACAATCCCGATCGTTATCCGGTGAATTACAGCTGCACTTGGTATCCCTGCGTAAAGAAAATCAAGGAATGCCAGTGACGGTGTTTTATGACCAATTGGTGCAACAAGGAGAGATTTTACCGCAGGATGTATCTTATACCTCTATCTATCGCTTACTGAAAAAGGAGGGATTGCTGGGGAAGGGGATAGTGCGTTCGCCCGAACGAAAACGGTTTTCTCATGATACGGTCAATATGCTCTGGCAAACCGACCTGTCAGATGGGCCATATCTTCGTACAGGCGACAAAAAAATCAAGACGTATTTAATTGCGGTGATCGATGATTGCTCTCGCCTATGCACATTTGCGCAATTTGTCCCATCCGAGAAATTTGACGGGCTACGCACAGTCTTGAAAGAAGCTTTGCTTCGCAGAGGCATTCCCAAGATGCTGTATACCGACAACGGCAAGATCTTTCGTTCCGATACGCTGCATTTGGCTTGTGCAGAATTAGGCATACACCTCCTGCACACGCAGCCCTATGATGCCGCTAGCAAAGGGAAAATAGAACGCCTGTTCGGAACGATTAAGACGCGTTTCTATTCGCTGTTAAAAGCAAAACCGGCTTCTTCATTGGAAGAACTGAATGAACGGTTTTGGAAGTGGTTGGAGGAAGACTACCATCGCAAGCCACATTCTTCTCTCAATGGAAAAATGCCGCTCGAAGTGTACTTGTCCCAGATTGATCAAGTACGGATGGTCGACGACCCTGCCAAATTAGATCCTATCTTTCTTAAACGGGAGAATCGAACTGTCAAACATGACGGAACGTTTTCGCTCAATAACCAGCTGTATGAAGTTCCCGAGCGATTTATAGGTCAAAAGATCGAGATTCGTTACGATGAACAAGGCGTGCATATCTATGAGGACGGGAAACCAGTCGCTCGCGCTTCTGAAGTGAATTTTCATGATAATGCTCATGTAAAACGAAAACGACCCGCCATCTCCTTCGCTGATATGCAAGGGATGGACAGGAAAGGAGAAGATAGGGAATGA